The Rubrobacter tropicus nucleotide sequence ACCCCATCCAACGCGTCAACCATAGAGTCCCTTCCCCATCCTTACACCACTAATGTAAAGACATTATGACGTTAATATATAGACCTCGTTCTCGTGTGTCAAGAGGCACAAGAAAAACTTTGGAGACGCGGGGTGATTGCGAGGTAGGACGTCACGGGTTTGGTTGGGGGGTTACTCTTCCTTGCGTTCTTCTTCGGGGGGCGTGGGGCGGCGGTCTGGGCGGCCTTTACGTTCGGAGCGTTGTTCGACGGTGGCGTGGGCGACGGCGTTCAGGAAGGCGACTATGAGGCCGATGCCGGTAAAGAGGTAGAAGACGGTGAAGAGCTTGCCGGCGGCGGTCTCGGGGGCGAAGTCGCCGTAGCCGACGGTGGTGAGGGTGATCGAACTGAAGTAAAAAGAATCCAGCAGGCTCCAGCCCTCGATTTGCCAGTAGAAGAGGGTGCCTGCCAGAAGGGTGACGACCACCAGCGCGAAGAGCCCGCGGAACTCCGGGTCCTTCAGGGAGCGCCGCAGGGCGCGGGCGAAGCGCAGCGGGACGAGGACCAGGACGGCCAGGAGCAGGAGCACCGCCGCCACCGCCCCGATCATGGCGCGGTCCACGCTCCAACAGCGGCGATCCGGCTACGCCGTGATCTAGACCCCATCCCGCTCCCTTCCCGTCTGCCCCATCCGCCCGGGAAATCCGTCCTTTACCTTCCGCCATGGTACGTTCCACCGGCCTCCGACGGAAGCCCGGACCGGGCGCACCCAGACGGTCTGGACCAGAGAGCCGGCGGCTAAACGCTCCAGAGCGTGAAGAAGAAGGCGGCGCCCTTCCCCGGCTCGCCCTCCGCCCAGGTCTTGCCGCCGTGGCGGTGGACGATGCGGGCGACCGTGGCGAGGCCTATGCCGGTTCCCTCGAACTCGTCTTCGGCGTGGAGCCTCTGGAAGGGTCCGAAGAGCGCGCCGGCGTAGCGCGGGTCGAACCCGACCCCGTCGTCGCGCACGAAAAAGACGGTGACGCCCTCGTGGAGTTCGGCGCCGAACTCTATCTTCGCCGCGGGCTCCCTGGAGGTGAACTTCCAGGCGTTTCCGAGCAGGTTCTCGACGACCACCCGCAGCAGCCTCGCGTCGCCGTCGGCGGTCAGGCCTTCCCGTATCTCGAAGCTCGCGTTCCTCTCCGGGTCGCGCCGCCGGAGTTCGCCGGCCACCTCTGCGGCGAGGGCCGAGAGGTCCACGTTCGTCCGGCGCATCTCGACCCTCGTTACCCGGGAGAGGTCGAGCAGGGCGTCTATGAGCAGGCCCATGCGCTGGGCCGAGGCCCGGACGCGGCGGAGGTGGTCCAGGCCCTCGGCGTCGAGGCCGCCGGCGTGGTCTTCCTGCAGGATCCTGGAGAACCCGTCGATGCTCCTGAGGGGCGCCCTCAGGTCGTGGGAGACGGAGTGGGCGAACTGCTCGAGTTCCGCGTTCGAGCGCGCCAGCTCCGCCATCCTCCGCGCCCGCTCCTCCTCGGCCCGCTTCCGGTCGGTCACGTCGCGCAGCAGGACGAGCCGGCCCTTGCGGCGGCCCTTCCTATCCACCACGGGGGAGATCGTCAGCTCGTAGTCGCGGGCCTCCGGTTCTTCGTTGCCCCTGACCTCTTGCCGGACCACGCCCCCCGCCCTCCGGTGTTCCTCGAAGGCGGCCTTCCAGGCGGGGCGAGCCGGGCGAGCGTCATCCCGACGGCCTCGGAAGCCGGGCGGCCGAGGATGTTCTCGGCCGCGGGGTTCACGTCCACGACGCGGTCTTGCGGGTCGGCCACGATCACGCCGTCGCCCATCCCCTCGACGACGTTCCCCGCGCCACGGGGACCAGGTCGAGCAACCTGAAGCCGAACAGCCCGATAACCAGCGCCCCCCCGCCGAGCAAGAAGGCGAAGGGCGTCGGGTCGAGCCCGGGGACCGGTATTAGCCCAAGGACGTAGACCACGTTCCCCACCCAAGGTATCGCCGCGGCCACCAGCAGCGCCACGCCCTGCCTCCTGTAGAGCCGCAGCGAGCGGGCGAGCGCGGGGAGCAGAAAAACGGTCCCGGCCAGGATGAGGATCTGAGAGAAAATCCAGTACACGTAGAACCAGGGGCCATACTCGAAAGCGAGGGCGGGAAAAGCCCGGGAAAGGTCGGACGCCGTGGACGCCCAGACCAGGTTGTGCGCCCCGTTCGTCCACACGAGCGCGAGGGTGACGAGGGGAACGACGGCCAGCAGCGCCAGGTTACCGCGGGTCAGCCACCCCTCCCGCCCCGTGTACCGGACGCAGAAAGCCAGCCACGCCAGCGGCACCGTCGAGATCCCGAAATACTGGACCTTCGCCCAGAAGATTTTCGCGCCCACGTCCGGAGCGCCCGACTCCAGCGCGTACCCCAAAGCCCACACCGACACGCCGGCCATGAGGACCGCCAGGGTCCGCGCGCCCGGCGCCCCGCGGCGAGTCCAGACGTACCCTGCCAGCGCGGCCGAAAAGACGCCAGACGCGACCAGGAGGTAGAAGTACGGGGAGAGCTGCCAGCCCATCAGCGAACCCGGACCGCCGCCTCGACCCGGGAAGAAAAACGAACGAGACGCCCGTGCCGGGCGGCACTACCGCAGGGGCCACCGTCGCCATTCGTTGACTCGACCAGTAGATCTCCTCTCGTCGCCGGAAAGCCCGGCCAGAAGATCGTACACCACCCCAAAGAAGGTCGCCACGAACGTCGGCCGACAGCCGGGTCTCGCCCGAAGGGAATAGATCCCGTACGAGGGCGTGGGCGGCGCGGCACGAGACAACCGACCTGCCCCTTCCTCGTGTCCCTACGGCCCGTTTAGTTTGCCGCCGCTGCGATGTAGGGTGCAAAGATCCCTCGATGGCGGGACACGGGGAACCCGAAATACGCCTGACAACAGGTGCCAGGGCGCGGCTAGAGGTCCTCTGCGCGCTCGTTGGGCAGCTTACCGGGGTTCGTCGGGGAGCGGGGGTACGCTATCTGGGGATCTGCGCGGGTCCGCCGCCTTTTCGTAGGAGTGCGCGAGCCCGAGCAGGTCCGCCTCTCCGTAGGGCTTCCCGACCAACTCGAATCCGACGGGCACGCCCCCTTCGGAGAAGCCGGCCGGCAACGAGACGGACGGCAAGTCCGCCTGCGCCGCTATGAGGGCGTTGGTCGGAAACGTGAGCACGGTCCACTTCCAGTCGTCGAGCTCTTTCCTCGTTGGCGGGAGCACCTGGGAGTTCGGGAAGAGGATGGCGTCGAGGTTGTGCGAGGCCATCACGCCCAAGATGGCCCTTCGGAACTCCTCCCTGGCGGCGAGCCCCTTGTGGTAATTGGGGTCTTCTTCGGGGTGTTCGGGGGCCTCCTCCGCTATGGCCGTGAAGAGGTCGAGGCGCGGGTGGAAACGCTTGGCGTCGTAGAGCTCGCCCACCGTGTGGGAACCGGGCCTCGTCGAGAGGAAACCGTCTATGTCGTAGCGGGATTGCGAGAGGTAGAGGGAGGTGACCTCGATAAATCCCATCAGATTCGGCACGCTCACCGGGTCGACGACCTCCGCGCCGGCGTCCCGCATGGCCTCGATCGCCACGCCCACGACCCTGTTCACCTCGCCGGAGTCCGGGTCGTCGTCCGGCCCGAACGCCTCGCGCAGTACTCCCACCCTCGCCCCCCTCAAGCCGCCTTCCGAGAGCCCACCAGCGTACCCTCCCGCGCCCCTGGCGAGCGTGGCAGCCGCGGTGAACGGGTCTGCAGGGTCGTAGCCCACGAGCGCGTCGAGCAGGATCGCGGCGTCCTTCACCGTGCGGGTCATGGGGCCCGCGGTGTCCTGGAAGACGACCAGGGGAGACATGCCCTTGCGGCTTATAAGTCCTGTGGTGACCCTGAACCCGACCAGGTTGTCGAAGGAGGACGGGACGCGGATGGACCCGCCCGTGTCCTCCCCGATCCCCACGGCCCCGAGGTTCGCCGCCACCGCGGCCCCCGTGCCGCCGCTGGAGCCGCCCGGGTCCCGGTCGAGGTCGTATGGGTTCTTCGTCTCGCCTCCGGCCGAGGAGTAGGCGAACCAGGAGGTCGCGAAGTCCGGGAGGTTGGTCTTCGCGAGGATCAGGGCCCCCGCCTCCTTTAGCCTCCCCACCGCGGTCGCGTCCTCCTCCGGGACGTAGTCCTCGAAGGCCACGGACCCGAAGGTGGTCCGGATCCCGGCGGTCTCGGCCTGGTCCTTGACCAGCACGGGAATGCCGTGGAGGGGGCCGACGAACTCGCCTCTCCGCCCGAAAGAGCTGTCGAGTTCGTCGGCCTCGTCCAGCACGTTGGGGTTGACCGTGAGGATGGAGTTCAGTTCGGGCCCGTTTTTGTCGTAGGCCTCGATGCGGGCCAGGTACAGCTCCACGAGGCCGCGGCAGGTAAGCTCCCCCGACCGGAACGCGGAGTGGATGTCGTCTATCGTGGCTTCCTGCAAGCGAAACGATGAAGCGGTCATGGTCGTCTCCCGTGTCTCGGCGGGACGCGGATGTGCCCAGCGCATCCCGGCATCGTTAGAAATCCAGGTAGGCCATCTTACACTTTTGCTCCTCCCGATTGCCCGAGCACCGGCCACGCGGAAGAATCCTCGGCCCGTCGGACAAAGCCCGTCCGGCGCGTTGGGGTCGCGGCAGACGTCGCGAACCGTGATCCGCCTACACTGAACCGCCCGAGAGACCACCCTCGCGGGACTCTCCGGCTCCACCGCAGGCATCGGCGTCCAGGCCGTCGGGTCGTGGTCCGGAAGATACGATCGACTGTGGGTCCCTGCCACGGGTGAGATTGGGACATTGCCGAGACTAGCCAACCCAAAGAGGATCAGCGACAAGCTATCCGGTCTGAAGCACACCAGGGGGCAGGCTTCGAACCTGGACTAAATGATCCAGAGTCGGACGTAAAGAACGGCTCAACGAGTAGATCCGCCGCCGCACCGACGTGGTCGGCACCTTCCCCGACCGGAACGCGATCATCCGCCTCGTCGGCGCCGTCCTGGCCGAGCAGCACGACGAATGGGCCGAAGGCCGCCGCTACCTCGGGCTCGACGTCCTCGCCCGAGCCCGGGCCCTCGGCACCACGACCGGGGAGGTGACCGCCGAGCAGATCCCGCAAGCCATCGCGGCCCGACCCGGCCGCAACGAAGGATCACCCCGGATACACCACGCCAACGAACTTGAGCACTCCGGCGCGACGTGGCACGATCTCGCAGGTGACCAGCAGACCCGCCGCGGCGCACCACCTGCGCGACCTCGCGTGGCTGCGGCGCGCCCGCGACCGGATCGACCGGGAGTACGCCCGTCCGCTGGACGTCGAGGCGCTCGCCCGCGGCGCGCACATGTCGGCCGGGCACCTCAGAGGAGGCCGGTTAGCTTTTCTTTGGGCTTGCGTATCGGGTACGATGTGAGAAATCAAGGAAGGAAACGTACTTGCTGAGGTCGAAGGGCCGATGGTATTGGGTCTGGATAGAGTCTTCTTTCGGGGTCGCGTATGCATGGCGCACGACGCTTCGGTTCGACAAGAATTTGCACGTAAGGTCGGGGTCGATGTTGGGGTCGCAGAAGGAGTCCACGGGGTCGTCGGCAATCAGGAGGGAACATTCTGCGCGACCGCCGGTTCTCGGCGGGGGTGACTCGGAACCGTGAGTGACCCAGAACGCGAGACGCTTCGCGAGACGCCACCCCTCCGGAACGGCAGGTGGGCCTGATGCGCTGGCGAGAGACGCCTTTCGCGATCCCGCTGTTCCTCGCGGCGGTCGTCCTGATTCTGATCGCCCTGTACGTCTGGCGCCGTCGCCGCGGAGCCCCGGGTGCGACCGCCTTCGTGACGCTGATGGTCGCCGGGGCGACATGGGGGGCGGCGTACGCCCTGTCCCTGGGCGCGACGGACCTTCCAGTCAAGATATTCTGGGGGAACGTCAAGTACACGGGCATACTGCTCGTGCCGGCGGCGTGGCTCGTCTTCGCACTCCGGTACACCGGCAGAGCCAAAACTATGACTCGCCCGATCGTGGCGCTTCTAGCCGTCGAGCCGGTCTTCACGCTGCTGTTGATCTTCACTAACGAGGCGCACGATCTGTTCTGGAGGTCGAGAGAGCCGAGCGTGGGCGGCGCGTTCCCGACCATCGAGCCGGTCTACGGGCCCTGGTTCTGGGTCAACCTGGCTTACTCTTACCTTCTCATCTCTATCGCAACCTTTCTTCTCGTTCAGACGTTCGTCCTCTCGGCGGGCCCCTACCGCAGTCAGAGGATCGCCTTGCTGGTTGGGACCCTGATTCCATGGACAGGGAACGCGGCCAACGTTTTCGGCCTCATCCCGCCCAGGTACCCGGACCCGGCCCCCTTCGCCTTCGTCGTAACCGGTGCGGTCTTCGCCTGGGCCCTCTTCCGACGCGGCCTGCTCGACGCCGTGCCGGTAGCGCGTGACGCCGTCGTCGAGGGCATGGGCGACGGGATGGTGGTGCTGGACGTGCAGGACCGGATCGTGGACCTGAACCCCGCCGCACGACGCATTTTCGGCCTTTCGGTAGCCGAAACCGTCGGCCGTCCGGTGGGTGAGATCATGCCCGGCCGGGCCGTCCTGCTCGAACGTCACAACGACGCGGAGGCAGCTTCAGAAGAGGTAGAGTTGGTAGACGGACCGGGGCCGCCACGCGCCTATGAGCTCTCCGTCTCGTCGCTGCGTGACGGGAGGGGACGCCGCGCGGGGCGCCTGATCATGCTACGCGACGTTACGGAACGCAGACGAATCGAGGACACACTGCGGCGAAGCGAGCAGCGGTTCCGGGCGATCTTCGAGAACACGGCACTCGGGATATCCATCGCCGACCGCCAGAGGCGGCTACTGGAGACCAACCGCGCCTACCAGGAGATGGTTGGTTACGACGCCGAGGAGCTGTTCGGCAAACCCATCGCGGAGCTCTCCCACCCGGACGACGTGACGCAAGACCGGCGATTGAACGAGGCGTTACTCTCTGGCAGCGTCGAACGCTACCAGAGGGAGAAACGGTACATCCGTAAAGACGGCGAACTCGTGTGGGTTAGGCCCGCGATCTCCGCCGTGCGCAATGCGGATGGCGAACCCGAGTTTCTAGTCGGCGTGGTGGAGGACATTACCGAACGCAAGCGGGCCGAGGAAGCTCTCAAAGAGAGCGAGGAGCGCTTCAGGCAGCTCTTCGATCGTTCCGTCGACGCCCTGCTGGTCCACGACGAGCGGGGCCGGATCATGGACTGCAACGCCGAGGCTTGCCGCTCTTTAGGCTACTCGCGCGAGGAGCTACTTTCGCTCTCGGTCGGCGACTTCGCCACCAACCTCCTCTCGGAAGAGGAGCGGGCGGAGAGAGAGGCGGGGGGCGGCACCCTGTGGCAGCGTGCCCTCACCGGCGAGAGTAGCCTGTCGTCAGGGGTGCATCTGGGTCGGCACCGCCGCAAGGATGACACGACTTTTCCCGTCGAGGTGCGAGTGGGCCCCGTGGACTACGGGGGAAGAAGGCTGATATTCGCCTCAGCGCGCGACATTACACGGCGCGAGGCCGCGGAGGAGGCGCTGCGGGCATCCGAAGAGAAATACCGTACCCTCGTCGAAACTGTGCAGGAGGGTATCGGGTTCGTTGACGACCGCGAACGGATAACCTACTGTAACCGGGCCTATGCCGACATCTTCGACCTCACGCCCGAGGAACTGGTCGGCAGGTCCTTACTGGAATTTTTGGACGACGACCAACGCCTCAAAGCTCAAGAACAGACGGCCCTGAGAAAGAAAAACATGCGCTCCGCTTACGAGATCTCCATAACGAGCGCGTCGGGTAAGAGAAGATACCTCTCGGCTTCCGGGACCCCAATCCTGGACGGCGACGGGTGGTTCCGGGGTGCGGTTCATACCGTAGTGGATATCACGGAGCGCAAGCACACGGAAGAGGCGCTGCGTGCCTCCGAATCGCATTTCCGCAGGGTGGTCGAGAGCTTAGGCGAGGGTCTGGTCATCACCGACCTGGACGATCTCGTACTCGACGCAAACTCCCGCGTCACCGAGCTCACCGGGTACGCCAAGGAAGACCTGCTCGGCCATCCGGCTTACGAGCTACTGCTGCCCCTGGAGGAGCGGCGGCGGGCGCTTCGCAACAACGAGCGCCGCGCGAGGGGCCTCGTCGAGCGATACGTTACGCGTTTGAGACGCAAGAACGGTACGACGTTTTGGGGGGAGGTCACCGCGACCCCCTACCGCGACCCAACGGGCAAGATAGTGGGCACCCTGGGGTCCATCGCGGATATCACCGAGCGGAAGGCGCTGGAGCAGCGCCTGGCGCACCAAGCGTTCCACGATGCCCTCACGGGCCTGCCCAACCGGGCCTTCTTCGCGGATCGGCTCGAACGTTCCCTGGCCGGATCCGGCCGGGAGGTGGACGGGAAGGTCGCCATATTGTTTCTGGACCTCGACAACTTCAAGTACGTCAACGACTCCCTGGGCCACGAAGCCGGCGACCGGTTGCTCGTGGAGGCCTCCCGTCGGCTGCGAAGATGCCTGCGCGCCGAAGACGTTGCCGCGCGCCTCGGGGGCGACGAGTTTGCAGCCTTGCTCGAGCACGTTCAGGACACGGGCGAGGCCACGCGGGTGGCCGAACGGATCGTAGAAGAGCTGCGAGAGCCTTTCATCCTCGACGGCCAAGAGGCCTTCGTAACCCCGAGCATCGGGATCGCCTGCGGCGGAGGAAGTTTACGGGAAGGACCGGAGGATCTGCTGCGCGACGCTGACGTGGCCATGTACCGTGCCAAAGAGGAGGGCAAGGCGCGCTACCGCGTCTTCGACCCAGCGATGAAGTCGCTCGTCGTCGAGCGCCTGGGGCTGGAGAATGACCTCAGGCGAGCCCTGGAGCGAGACGAGTTCGTGGTGCATTACCAGCCGGTGGTCGCCCTCGATACCGGACGAATAATCGGCTTCGAGGCGCTGGCGCGCTGGCAGCATCCGGAGCGTGGATGCGTCTCGCCGGCACAGTTCGTGCCGCTTGCGGAGGAGATCGGGCTTATAGCGTCCATCGGACGCAGGATCCTTCACGAAGCATGCCTGCAGACTCGCGAGTGGCAGATCCGCTACCCGGGCCATCCCTCGGACCCACCCCTGATCATAGGCGTGAACCTCTCGGCGAAGCAGCTCTCCCATCCCCGCCTTACCGAGGACATTCGAGACGCCTTGCGGGAGAGCGGACTGGACCCCGCCTGGTTGACCCTGGAGATCACGGAGAGCGCCGTGGTCGGCAACGGGTCCCGTCACATCGACACCCTGCACGAGCTCAGGGCCGCTGGGGTGCGGTTCGCCCTGGACGACTTCGGGGTGGGCTACTCCTCCCTGTCGTACCTCAAGCACCTGCCGGTGGGCATGCTGAAGATCGACCGCTCGTTTGTCGAGAAGATCGAACAGGATCCTGAGGATGAGGTTCTTGTATCCGGTATGGTCCATGTGGCGAAGGGTTTGGGCCTTAGGGTATTGGCCGAGGGCGTGGAGACGCCAGATCAGCTGGCGCGAGTCGAGGCCCTGGGATGCGACCTCGGCCAGGGGTACCTTTTCTCGGAACCGCTGCCCGCCGAGGAGGCGGGCAGACTCCTAACCGCAGCCCGTAGACTCCCGTGAACGATCCGGACGGGGGTACAGACCAACCCGTCATCTGCCCGCCGCTTCGCGAAGAACCGCGCTGCCCCCTCGCCTCCCGGAGCCACAGGGTCCGTGGTCTCTTAAAGCAAAGGTAATCCCGCCTAGCCCTCCGCCGTCCGTTCGCCACCAGATCTTGTGATCCCTTCTTTCCCGGCATAGATGAGGCAAAATAAGGTGGTCGGGGCCGGCAGGCCCTGACTGCGTCGAGCGGCTACATCGAGGGGGTGACCCGAAAATGCTGTTGACCCGCAAGTGCTGGTAGAGGCCGAAGGGGTTTTGGGAGGCATGATGAAGGTCAGGGAGGTGAACGCCGGATGACCCGTAAGGCCTGGTAGCTGACATTATATAAAGATCGGCGGGCCGGCGGCCCCCGTTGCCTCGTGGACCGCCGGCCCGCTTTCCACTAGAATGATTTCCCTATGGGAGAAGAAGGGACCACCAGAGGGTCGACGAGGCGCGGGACGTGAGGAAAATTGCCAACTAGGCTTTCCCGACGATTCTTCGCGCGAGCCTACGTGACCGGCGTTGTTTGCCTGGCTATCCTTGCGCTGGCTTCCTGGGCAATATGGTTCGGCTTCTACTTGACGCCGACGGTGTTCGCGCTGGGACTCGGGTTAGGTTTTCTGTGCGCCCTGGAGCGCACCTGCCCGGTAAGCCTCGGCGTGGGCAAGACCTCCTTTGAGTTCGGGGGCGCGCCGATACTGTTCGCCCTGGTGCTCGGCGGCCCCGCGTGCGCTTTGGTGGCGGCCCTCCCCTCTGCGGTTTACCGCGATCCGTCGCGCACGGCCTTTCAAGGTTCCGTGCATGTGGCACAGGTGCTCGCGGGCGGGCTGGTCTTCTCGCTCCTTTGCCCCTCGACCCTGCTGGCGTTCCTATCGCAGACCTCCGATGCTGAGTACGCGTCGCCGACCTCGCTCGGGCTGGCGACCCTCGCGGCCGGATTGGTCTTCTACGGGTTGGACGCCCTCATCGGGCCTA carries:
- a CDS encoding potassium channel family protein — its product is MDRAMIGAVAAVLLLLAVLVLVPLRFARALRRSLKDPEFRGLFALVVVTLLAGTLFYWQIEGWSLLDSFYFSSITLTTVGYGDFAPETAAGKLFTVFYLFTGIGLIVAFLNAVAHATVEQRSERKGRPDRRPTPPEEERKEE
- a CDS encoding sensor histidine kinase, which codes for MVRQEVRGNEEPEARDYELTISPVVDRKGRRKGRLVLLRDVTDRKRAEEERARRMAELARSNAELEQFAHSVSHDLRAPLRSIDGFSRILQEDHAGGLDAEGLDHLRRVRASAQRMGLLIDALLDLSRVTRVEMRRTNVDLSALAAEVAGELRRRDPERNASFEIREGLTADGDARLLRVVVENLLGNAWKFTSREPAAKIEFGAELHEGVTVFFVRDDGVGFDPRYAGALFGPFQRLHAEDEFEGTGIGLATVARIVHRHGGKTWAEGEPGKGAAFFFTLWSV
- a CDS encoding PAS domain-containing protein; this translates as MGDGVIVADPQDRVVDVNPAAENILGRPASEAVGMTLARLAPPGRPPSRNTGGRGAWSGKRSGATKNRRPATTS
- a CDS encoding histidine kinase N-terminal 7TM domain-containing protein, whose translation is MGWQLSPYFYLLVASGVFSAALAGYVWTRRGAPGARTLAVLMAGVSVWALGYALESGAPDVGAKIFWAKVQYFGISTVPLAWLAFCVRYTGREGWLTRGNLALLAVVPLVTLALVWTNGAHNLVWASTASDLSRAFPALAFEYGPWFYVYWIFSQILILAGTVFLLPALARSLRLYRRQGVALLVAAAIPWVGNVVYVLGLIPVPGLDPTPFAFLLGGGALVIGLFGFRLLDLVPVARGTSSRGWATA
- a CDS encoding amidase; translation: MTASSFRLQEATIDDIHSAFRSGELTCRGLVELYLARIEAYDKNGPELNSILTVNPNVLDEADELDSSFGRRGEFVGPLHGIPVLVKDQAETAGIRTTFGSVAFEDYVPEEDATAVGRLKEAGALILAKTNLPDFATSWFAYSSAGGETKNPYDLDRDPGGSSGGTGAAVAANLGAVGIGEDTGGSIRVPSSFDNLVGFRVTTGLISRKGMSPLVVFQDTAGPMTRTVKDAAILLDALVGYDPADPFTAAATLARGAGGYAGGLSEGGLRGARVGVLREAFGPDDDPDSGEVNRVVGVAIEAMRDAGAEVVDPVSVPNLMGFIEVTSLYLSQSRYDIDGFLSTRPGSHTVGELYDAKRFHPRLDLFTAIAEEAPEHPEEDPNYHKGLAAREEFRRAILGVMASHNLDAILFPNSQVLPPTRKELDDWKWTVLTFPTNALIAAQADLPSVSLPAGFSEGGVPVGFELVGKPYGEADLLGLAHSYEKAADPRRSPDSVPPLPDEPR
- a CDS encoding PAS domain S-box protein, whose product is MRWRETPFAIPLFLAAVVLILIALYVWRRRRGAPGATAFVTLMVAGATWGAAYALSLGATDLPVKIFWGNVKYTGILLVPAAWLVFALRYTGRAKTMTRPIVALLAVEPVFTLLLIFTNEAHDLFWRSREPSVGGAFPTIEPVYGPWFWVNLAYSYLLISIATFLLVQTFVLSAGPYRSQRIALLVGTLIPWTGNAANVFGLIPPRYPDPAPFAFVVTGAVFAWALFRRGLLDAVPVARDAVVEGMGDGMVVLDVQDRIVDLNPAARRIFGLSVAETVGRPVGEIMPGRAVLLERHNDAEAASEEVELVDGPGPPRAYELSVSSLRDGRGRRAGRLIMLRDVTERRRIEDTLRRSEQRFRAIFENTALGISIADRQRRLLETNRAYQEMVGYDAEELFGKPIAELSHPDDVTQDRRLNEALLSGSVERYQREKRYIRKDGELVWVRPAISAVRNADGEPEFLVGVVEDITERKRAEEALKESEERFRQLFDRSVDALLVHDERGRIMDCNAEACRSLGYSREELLSLSVGDFATNLLSEEERAEREAGGGTLWQRALTGESSLSSGVHLGRHRRKDDTTFPVEVRVGPVDYGGRRLIFASARDITRREAAEEALRASEEKYRTLVETVQEGIGFVDDRERITYCNRAYADIFDLTPEELVGRSLLEFLDDDQRLKAQEQTALRKKNMRSAYEISITSASGKRRYLSASGTPILDGDGWFRGAVHTVVDITERKHTEEALRASESHFRRVVESLGEGLVITDLDDLVLDANSRVTELTGYAKEDLLGHPAYELLLPLEERRRALRNNERRARGLVERYVTRLRRKNGTTFWGEVTATPYRDPTGKIVGTLGSIADITERKALEQRLAHQAFHDALTGLPNRAFFADRLERSLAGSGREVDGKVAILFLDLDNFKYVNDSLGHEAGDRLLVEASRRLRRCLRAEDVAARLGGDEFAALLEHVQDTGEATRVAERIVEELREPFILDGQEAFVTPSIGIACGGGSLREGPEDLLRDADVAMYRAKEEGKARYRVFDPAMKSLVVERLGLENDLRRALERDEFVVHYQPVVALDTGRIIGFEALARWQHPERGCVSPAQFVPLAEEIGLIASIGRRILHEACLQTREWQIRYPGHPSDPPLIIGVNLSAKQLSHPRLTEDIRDALRESGLDPAWLTLEITESAVVGNGSRHIDTLHELRAAGVRFALDDFGVGYSSLSYLKHLPVGMLKIDRSFVEKIEQDPEDEVLVSGMVHVAKGLGLRVLAEGVETPDQLARVEALGCDLGQGYLFSEPLPAEEAGRLLTAARRLP